Proteins from a single region of Bdellovibrio bacteriovorus HD100:
- a CDS encoding NAD-dependent malic enzyme, which translates to METDNKYARPVYIPYSGTVLLEMSLLNKGSAFSEEERTHLNLHGLVPQTIETIEEQAERVYSQYRLLKADIDKHVYLRNLQDTNETLFYHLVVNHLTEMMPIIYTPVVGEACEHFSEIYRASRGLFISYPNKDRIDEMLRNVTKQKVKVIVVTDGERILGLGDQGIGGMGIPIGKLSLYTACGGISPAYTLPVVLDVGTNNQALLNDPLYMGWRQPRITGKEYEDFVDAFVQAVKRRWPDVLLQFEDFAQKNASPILKRYRDEICSFNDDIQGTAAVTVGCLIAASRANGGRLRDQRVVFLGAGSAGCGIAEQIIAEMKHEGLSDEQARQRVFMVDRFGLLTDKMPNLLEFQSPLVQKTETLAGWEVTNDEISLLDTVRNAKPTILIGVSAQPGLFTEEVIRTMQSHCEHPIVMPLSNPTSRVEATPADILRWTDGKALVATGSPFMPVHMNDQIYPIAQCNNSYIFPGIGLGVLACGARRVTDSMLMAASSALADCSPLAQNGKGALLPELSQIEKVSRTIAFAVAKAAQADEVAVKVSDEELLSLIDKNYWYPKYRSYKHASS; encoded by the coding sequence GTGGAAACCGACAATAAATACGCGCGCCCTGTTTATATTCCGTACTCTGGAACTGTTTTGTTGGAGATGTCTTTGCTGAACAAAGGCAGTGCCTTTTCCGAAGAGGAACGCACGCATTTAAATCTGCACGGTCTGGTGCCTCAGACCATTGAAACCATCGAAGAGCAGGCCGAGCGTGTGTATTCCCAGTATCGTCTGCTGAAAGCCGACATCGACAAACACGTTTATCTGCGCAACCTGCAGGACACCAATGAGACCTTGTTCTATCACCTGGTGGTGAATCACCTGACTGAGATGATGCCGATCATCTACACGCCGGTGGTGGGTGAAGCCTGCGAACATTTCTCAGAAATCTATCGCGCTTCGCGTGGTCTGTTCATCTCTTATCCGAACAAGGACCGTATCGACGAAATGCTGCGCAACGTGACCAAACAAAAAGTCAAAGTCATCGTTGTGACCGATGGTGAGCGCATCCTGGGTCTGGGTGATCAGGGAATCGGTGGTATGGGTATTCCTATCGGAAAGCTTTCGTTGTACACCGCGTGCGGTGGTATCAGTCCGGCGTACACGCTGCCGGTGGTGCTGGATGTGGGCACGAACAATCAGGCTTTGCTCAATGATCCGCTTTATATGGGCTGGCGTCAGCCGCGCATCACGGGAAAAGAGTACGAGGACTTTGTCGATGCTTTCGTGCAGGCAGTGAAACGCCGCTGGCCGGATGTGCTGTTGCAGTTTGAGGACTTCGCCCAGAAAAACGCTTCGCCGATTCTGAAGCGCTATCGTGATGAAATTTGCAGCTTTAACGACGACATTCAAGGCACCGCTGCCGTGACGGTGGGGTGTCTGATTGCTGCCAGCCGCGCCAACGGGGGCCGTCTGCGCGATCAGCGCGTGGTCTTCCTGGGGGCGGGTTCTGCGGGTTGTGGAATCGCCGAACAGATCATCGCCGAAATGAAGCATGAAGGACTCAGTGATGAACAGGCCCGTCAGCGGGTGTTCATGGTGGATCGGTTCGGTCTTTTGACCGACAAGATGCCTAATCTGCTCGAGTTCCAAAGCCCTTTGGTGCAAAAGACTGAAACCCTGGCCGGGTGGGAAGTTACGAACGACGAAATCTCTTTGCTGGACACAGTTCGTAATGCCAAACCGACAATTCTGATCGGTGTTTCGGCACAGCCGGGTCTGTTCACCGAAGAAGTCATCCGCACCATGCAAAGCCACTGCGAGCATCCGATTGTGATGCCGCTGTCTAACCCGACTTCGCGTGTGGAGGCCACGCCGGCGGATATTCTGCGCTGGACGGACGGCAAAGCTTTGGTGGCCACGGGCAGTCCGTTCATGCCGGTGCATATGAATGACCAGATTTACCCGATTGCCCAATGTAATAACTCGTACATCTTCCCGGGGATCGGTCTGGGGGTTTTGGCCTGCGGGGCTCGTCGTGTGACGGACTCGATGTTGATGGCGGCCAGCAGTGCTTTGGCGGATTGTTCTCCGCTGGCTCAAAATGGCAAAGGGGCTTTGCTGCCAGAGCTTTCTCAGATCGAAAAGGTTTCTCGCACCATCGCTTTTGCCGTGGCGAAGGCGGCTCAGGCCGACGAGGTGGCGGTGAAAGTTTCTGATGAAGAGCTTTTGTCGTTGATCGATAAGAACTACTGGTATCCGAAGTATCGCAGCTACAAGCACGCGTCGTCTTAG
- a CDS encoding C40 family peptidase, which translates to MIKSLLLSLLSLLFSVQSFAAVLHFYSNPRVPQPLFHVTLEYKSYVYEADTRAGGRRVPAHHLPAGHIRVEIPDELVNEQALLGQLGLPFDYQFVWDNQKTYCSKLVGIALNMKPLPMSFAGTHYVKYYPDWIHRNDPGISPDQILEFGLEHGRQIYPQ; encoded by the coding sequence ATGATAAAAAGCCTTCTGTTGTCGCTATTAAGCCTGTTGTTTTCAGTTCAAAGTTTTGCGGCAGTGTTGCATTTTTACAGCAATCCCCGCGTGCCACAGCCTCTGTTCCACGTAACGCTGGAATATAAATCCTATGTGTACGAAGCCGACACCCGCGCCGGCGGCCGCCGCGTCCCGGCCCATCACCTGCCCGCCGGTCACATCCGCGTTGAAATACCCGATGAGCTGGTCAATGAACAGGCCCTGCTGGGGCAACTGGGACTGCCTTTTGATTATCAGTTTGTCTGGGACAATCAAAAGACCTATTGTTCAAAGCTGGTGGGAATTGCCCTGAACATGAAGCCCCTGCCAATGAGTTTCGCCGGGACCCACTATGTAAAATACTATCCGGACTGGATCCATCGCAATGACCCGGGCATTTCCCCGGATCAGATTCTGGAGTTCGGCCTGGAGCACGGGCGGCAGATTTACCCGCAATAG
- a CDS encoding YceI family protein, translated as MTASKWNIDPMHSSANFTIKHMMIAKVHGGFEKLSGSLNLDSSDITKSSIEAVIDAASINTREAQRDTHLKSADFFDVEKYPTLNFRSTKVEKDGDDLKVTGDLTIHGITKEVVLAVEGPTAEMKDPYGNIKIGISATTKIKRKDFGLSWNAALEAGGVLVGDDVSISLDVQFAKQV; from the coding sequence ATGACTGCAAGCAAATGGAACATCGACCCCATGCACTCCAGCGCCAACTTCACCATCAAACACATGATGATTGCGAAAGTTCACGGCGGCTTTGAAAAACTCTCTGGCAGCCTGAACCTGGATTCATCGGACATCACCAAGTCTTCGATTGAGGCTGTGATTGATGCCGCCAGTATCAACACCCGTGAAGCCCAGCGCGACACGCACTTAAAAAGTGCTGACTTCTTTGATGTTGAAAAATATCCGACCCTGAATTTCAGATCCACGAAAGTGGAAAAAGATGGCGATGACCTGAAAGTCACCGGAGACTTGACCATTCATGGCATCACCAAAGAAGTGGTTCTGGCCGTGGAAGGCCCGACGGCTGAAATGAAAGACCCCTATGGAAATATCAAAATCGGAATTTCTGCGACGACCAAAATCAAACGCAAGGATTTCGGCCTGAGCTGGAATGCGGCTTTGGAAGCCGGCGGTGTGCTGGTCGGTGACGATGTCAGCATCTCGTTGGATGTGCAGTTCGCGAAACAGGTTTAG
- a CDS encoding response regulator transcription factor codes for MSTLENTLQNPVSFFIVDDHPVTRQGMRVALTSLSAKIQCLGEASTVGSAMQNLKSLDVNYVVLDHLLPGQSGLELLTMAASARPDLKFMLVTQCEDAETLAQYQRLGVKVMLSKVSAMDVLEDAVKSLLEDKDYVCPALEKVMGEPRLTNVLTPRELEVVRMIAQGKTNKEVAACLECSEHTIKTHKTNVMRKLNLSNAVEISVWALKRNLA; via the coding sequence ATGAGCACACTAGAGAACACTCTTCAAAATCCCGTATCGTTTTTTATTGTTGATGACCATCCGGTGACCCGTCAGGGGATGCGTGTGGCGTTGACGTCGTTGTCTGCAAAGATCCAGTGTCTGGGAGAAGCCTCCACCGTAGGCTCAGCCATGCAGAATCTGAAAAGCCTGGATGTGAACTATGTGGTGCTGGATCATCTGCTGCCCGGGCAATCCGGACTGGAGCTTTTGACGATGGCCGCTTCGGCTCGTCCGGATCTGAAGTTCATGCTGGTCACTCAGTGCGAGGACGCTGAAACTCTGGCGCAATATCAACGCCTGGGTGTGAAGGTGATGCTGTCCAAAGTTTCTGCCATGGATGTTCTGGAAGACGCGGTGAAGTCTCTGCTTGAAGACAAAGACTATGTTTGCCCGGCACTTGAAAAAGTAATGGGGGAGCCCCGCCTGACGAATGTGCTGACTCCGCGCGAGCTGGAAGTGGTGCGCATGATCGCACAAGGAAAAACCAACAAAGAAGTGGCGGCGTGCCTGGAGTGTTCTGAACACACCATCAAAACTCACAAAACCAATGTGATGCGAAAATTGAATCTTTCAAACGCCGTTGAAATCAGCGTCTGGGCCCTGAAGCGCAATCTGGCTTAA
- a CDS encoding ATP-binding protein produces MVFLLVFLSLMLSFSVCTVLSCFLWPYRRQLLHRLILSIQVTYAVWAFSVITVLVIDDMSVKIFLTHMRQLILPPLCATWALVGTAIFLPKLWGKVRRWYGVLYLFPAVVIVANALSMMGFPFAKEWIFFNFRLVDGFQGLPIFERSPLQKANLMYSFFWIFALYGVYFWVMATQKGPRRWHAFVMFLASLVPVGAEILGQTVFKLQPQFMQLTVAGIWPSMLALNYAVARGDVLEISTLAQRSVFDHLPNPVIVLNTHGEFWDCNQAAKKILELSEDDIGQRASQIPVIQEIIDCAESFAYAGRTFRIAEHKVQLKKKGPETAKIYVLMDVTDLEESNRTLRELNAQILQMTRFSRKVQTVLSHDLTGSLSGVQMLLTGVIGQMRKSEDQSSVESLQRIHDANKSSMGLLRDVLAWSHEDESQRGIDFKGRVKAAIEQLSPQLLQKNIQLHTALPAHEILLSGSGKVLEAVVRNILSNAIRFSPREGVVHVTGRMLERHVELSIQDYGLGMSQELIDELFSSKAPSMAAGGGFGIGLHFTKDFITQMGGVLSIESAEGEGTLVRVQLPLFG; encoded by the coding sequence ATGGTGTTTCTTCTGGTTTTTCTTTCATTGATGCTGTCGTTCTCGGTTTGTACGGTCTTAAGCTGTTTTCTTTGGCCCTATCGCCGTCAGCTGTTGCATCGCCTGATCCTGAGTATTCAGGTGACCTATGCAGTGTGGGCTTTTTCCGTCATCACTGTTCTGGTGATTGATGATATGTCTGTTAAAATTTTCCTGACTCACATGCGGCAGCTGATTTTGCCACCGCTGTGTGCGACCTGGGCTCTGGTGGGGACGGCCATTTTCCTTCCCAAGCTTTGGGGAAAAGTGCGCCGTTGGTATGGGGTGCTTTATCTGTTCCCGGCGGTGGTGATTGTCGCCAATGCCCTTTCGATGATGGGCTTTCCTTTTGCGAAAGAATGGATCTTCTTTAACTTCCGCTTGGTGGATGGTTTTCAGGGGCTTCCTATCTTTGAACGAAGTCCGCTGCAAAAAGCCAATCTGATGTATTCGTTCTTTTGGATTTTTGCCTTGTACGGAGTTTATTTCTGGGTGATGGCCACCCAGAAAGGCCCGCGACGCTGGCACGCATTTGTGATGTTCCTGGCAAGTCTAGTTCCGGTGGGAGCCGAAATCCTTGGGCAGACAGTGTTCAAACTGCAGCCGCAGTTCATGCAGTTGACGGTGGCAGGGATCTGGCCTTCCATGCTGGCTTTGAACTATGCGGTGGCGCGCGGGGATGTTCTTGAAATCAGCACTCTGGCGCAAAGAAGTGTGTTTGATCATTTGCCCAATCCGGTGATTGTTCTAAACACCCATGGTGAATTTTGGGACTGCAACCAGGCGGCTAAAAAGATCCTTGAGTTGAGCGAAGATGACATTGGCCAGCGTGCCAGTCAGATTCCGGTGATTCAGGAGATTATTGACTGTGCAGAGTCCTTTGCCTATGCCGGTCGCACTTTCCGCATTGCTGAGCACAAGGTGCAATTAAAGAAAAAGGGCCCTGAAACCGCCAAAATCTATGTGTTGATGGATGTGACGGATCTGGAGGAAAGCAATCGCACTCTGCGGGAGCTGAATGCGCAGATTCTTCAAATGACCCGTTTCAGCCGCAAGGTGCAGACGGTTCTTTCCCATGACCTGACCGGTTCGCTTTCCGGAGTGCAGATGCTGCTGACCGGGGTCATTGGACAAATGCGAAAAAGTGAAGATCAATCCTCTGTCGAGTCTTTGCAGAGGATTCATGACGCCAACAAATCTTCGATGGGACTTTTGCGGGATGTGCTGGCCTGGAGTCACGAGGATGAAAGTCAGCGTGGCATCGACTTCAAAGGCCGGGTGAAGGCCGCCATCGAGCAGTTGTCGCCGCAGCTTCTGCAGAAGAATATCCAGCTGCACACGGCACTTCCTGCGCACGAAATTCTTCTGTCCGGTTCTGGCAAAGTGCTGGAAGCGGTTGTTCGCAATATTCTTTCAAATGCCATTCGCTTCAGCCCTCGTGAAGGAGTGGTGCATGTCACCGGCCGGATGCTCGAGCGCCACGTAGAGCTGAGTATTCAGGATTATGGCCTTGGCATGTCCCAGGAACTGATCGACGAATTGTTTAGTTCCAAAGCTCCATCGATGGCAGCAGGTGGTGGTTTTGGAATCGGTCTTCACTTCACGAAGGACTTTATCACCCAAATGGGGGGTGTGCTCAGCATAGAATCCGCAGAGGGAGAAGGGACTCTGGTCCGTGTACAATTGCCGTTATTTGGTTGA
- a CDS encoding 2-methylaconitate cis-trans isomerase PrpF family protein — protein sequence MAQRSFPAVYMRGGTSRVVVFKKDDLPSDPALWNEIFLSCMGSPDSHGRQLDGMGGGISSLSKVCVLSPSEREEADVDYTFAQVSVTEAKVDYKGNCGNVSSAVGPFAVMAGWVKPSGSEACVRIFNTNTSKVIHSYFPVKDGEVVFEGDFAIPGVSGTAAPVRLEFQHPGGAVTGKLLPTGSVRDTLKISESESIEVSLLDAANPCVFVRAQDVGLTGAETPAQLEASVDLLEKLDLIRRRGSVEMGIAPDLEAAKNSIAIPYLALVSAPVSDQMNFSMRVIASGQPHKALPLTVSLCAAVAAKIPGTVVSQLANGISNEVQIGMPSGVLTLNADVTQENNQWTAVSGSFFRTARLLFAGRIFG from the coding sequence ATGGCACAGCGATCTTTCCCGGCAGTTTACATGCGAGGCGGCACCAGTCGTGTGGTCGTGTTCAAAAAAGACGACCTGCCTTCGGATCCCGCGCTCTGGAATGAGATTTTCCTTTCCTGCATGGGAAGCCCGGACAGTCACGGTCGCCAACTTGATGGCATGGGCGGCGGAATTTCTTCGCTGTCCAAAGTCTGTGTGCTTTCGCCTTCGGAACGTGAAGAGGCCGATGTGGACTACACCTTTGCCCAAGTGTCGGTGACCGAGGCCAAGGTGGATTACAAAGGCAATTGTGGCAATGTCAGTTCGGCGGTGGGTCCCTTTGCGGTGATGGCCGGCTGGGTGAAACCATCGGGCAGCGAGGCGTGTGTGCGGATCTTTAATACCAACACCTCCAAAGTCATTCATTCCTATTTCCCCGTGAAAGACGGCGAGGTGGTTTTTGAAGGTGACTTTGCCATTCCCGGAGTCAGCGGGACGGCGGCCCCGGTGCGCCTGGAGTTCCAGCATCCCGGAGGTGCCGTGACCGGGAAGCTGCTGCCCACGGGGAGTGTGCGCGACACTTTGAAAATTTCCGAATCAGAATCCATCGAAGTCTCTTTGCTGGATGCTGCAAATCCGTGTGTCTTTGTGCGGGCTCAAGATGTGGGACTGACAGGGGCAGAAACGCCAGCGCAATTGGAGGCCTCGGTGGATCTGCTGGAAAAACTGGATCTGATCCGCCGACGGGGTTCGGTTGAAATGGGCATTGCGCCGGATCTGGAAGCAGCGAAAAATTCAATCGCCATTCCCTATCTCGCCCTGGTCAGTGCGCCGGTCTCAGACCAGATGAATTTCTCGATGCGGGTGATTGCCAGCGGACAGCCACACAAGGCTTTGCCTTTGACGGTGTCACTGTGTGCCGCGGTGGCTGCGAAGATTCCCGGAACCGTGGTCAGTCAGCTGGCCAATGGTATTTCAAATGAAGTGCAGATTGGAATGCCCTCGGGGGTTCTGACCTTGAATGCTGACGTGACTCAGGAAAATAACCAGTGGACCGCAGTCAGCGGCAGCTTCTTCAGGACGGCAAGGCTTCTGTTTGCCGGGCGGATCTTCGGCTGA
- a CDS encoding protein-glutamine glutaminase family protein yields the protein MGKIILPLLLLFCQAGFAADDLSSFAANLDTTLRYLNNRESVPCKTEKPTQAKVTTATLQGDKATVMSEADAQKLFSELKSQGDIPFEFSIAGCEERAHEMSRLMLLKGITPLKVFASVNEDESPRLRRPNPTKNGMTVDWKYHVAPVVLVKKGSELVPYVMDPSLEKKAVPVSEWQATMTRHNPKMKVNLKFTPAATYNDAGTIRVNFKDNDFNKSVQGTLKEYKVRSKDVDGEDNLWFELMRNEERMMMIDEGY from the coding sequence ATGGGTAAGATCATTTTGCCACTTCTTTTGCTGTTCTGTCAGGCGGGCTTTGCCGCTGATGATCTGTCGTCCTTTGCGGCTAACCTGGACACCACTTTGCGCTATCTGAACAACCGCGAAAGTGTGCCGTGCAAAACCGAAAAACCCACTCAAGCCAAGGTGACCACGGCGACCCTACAGGGTGACAAGGCCACTGTGATGAGTGAAGCCGATGCACAAAAATTGTTCAGCGAACTTAAATCCCAGGGCGACATTCCTTTCGAGTTTTCCATCGCCGGATGTGAAGAGCGCGCCCATGAAATGTCGCGCCTGATGCTGCTAAAAGGTATCACACCACTGAAGGTCTTTGCGTCGGTGAACGAAGATGAATCCCCCCGCCTGCGCCGCCCGAACCCCACCAAGAACGGCATGACGGTTGACTGGAAGTACCATGTGGCCCCGGTGGTGCTGGTTAAAAAAGGCTCGGAACTGGTGCCCTACGTGATGGACCCGTCTTTGGAAAAAAAAGCCGTGCCGGTTTCCGAATGGCAGGCCACCATGACCCGGCATAATCCCAAAATGAAGGTGAACCTGAAATTCACTCCGGCGGCGACTTACAACGACGCCGGCACCATTCGTGTGAACTTCAAAGACAATGATTTCAACAAATCCGTTCAGGGCACTTTGAAAGAATACAAAGTGCGCAGCAAGGACGTCGATGGCGAGGACAACCTGTGGTTTGAACTCATGCGCAACGAAGAGCGCATGATGATGATCGACGAAGGTTACTAA
- a CDS encoding ATP-binding protein, which yields MSYDGGVRKLVEVIQNLSAARSLDEITKLVRTAAREIADADGATFVLKDGDFCFYADEDAISPLWKGQRFPLESCVSGWAVLHKETVIIEDIYRDPRVPLDAYRPTFVKSLMMTPIRREDPIGAIGTYWKDQRLPTDEQRELLRALADSVSVSIENLNNYNDLQKRIEELKEANRSKDEFLMTVSHELRTPLNSIMGWAEILLEASPGDKDARLGLETIERNARNQTRIIEDLLDSSRILLGRFHMEKKPVDLVDVVTQAVDAVRLMADKKEIHIEIAKGVTTAMIQGDFERLKQIVNNLLINAIKFSHAQSRIEVAVLRQGPSFTVSVKDEGVGMDAEFIPRAFERFRQADGSTTRKFGGLGLGLSISRHLVEAHQGTIVAHSAGLGKGSEFSFSIPALSKQGEIVKEPVPAPPQRNMKPLLGAHILVVDDDKDSLQVMETVLRINGADVVAADSVEEALRFEGAFDLIVCDLSMPGEDGFSFVHRIRAGETHFSRQVPMMALTAFVDKGSQAKALGEGFDSFMGKPFAVPQLIRSLVELSSHPQSDRSLH from the coding sequence ATGTCGTATGATGGTGGAGTCAGAAAGCTGGTGGAGGTCATTCAGAACCTGTCTGCAGCCCGGTCTTTAGATGAAATCACAAAGTTGGTGCGCACAGCAGCTCGGGAGATTGCCGATGCCGACGGTGCCACCTTTGTTTTAAAGGACGGGGATTTCTGCTTTTATGCCGACGAAGATGCCATCAGTCCTTTATGGAAGGGACAGCGTTTCCCGCTGGAGTCCTGCGTTTCCGGCTGGGCCGTGCTGCACAAAGAAACGGTCATTATCGAAGACATTTATCGTGATCCGCGGGTGCCTTTGGACGCCTATCGTCCGACCTTTGTGAAAAGCCTGATGATGACGCCGATTCGTCGCGAAGACCCCATCGGAGCCATTGGCACTTACTGGAAGGATCAAAGGCTTCCCACCGATGAACAGCGTGAGCTGTTGCGGGCGCTTGCAGACTCTGTGTCAGTCAGTATCGAGAACCTGAACAACTACAACGATCTGCAAAAACGCATCGAAGAACTGAAAGAAGCCAATCGTTCCAAAGATGAATTCCTGATGACAGTGTCCCACGAACTGCGCACGCCTTTGAATTCGATTATGGGTTGGGCCGAAATTCTGCTGGAGGCAAGTCCGGGGGACAAGGACGCCCGCCTGGGACTTGAGACCATCGAACGAAATGCGCGTAATCAGACCCGCATTATCGAGGATCTGTTGGATTCTTCACGCATTCTGCTGGGGCGTTTTCACATGGAAAAGAAACCGGTGGATCTGGTCGACGTGGTCACTCAGGCCGTGGATGCGGTTCGACTGATGGCGGATAAAAAAGAAATACACATTGAGATCGCCAAAGGTGTGACCACGGCGATGATCCAAGGGGACTTTGAACGTTTGAAACAAATCGTCAATAACCTGCTGATCAATGCCATTAAGTTTTCACACGCCCAAAGCCGCATTGAAGTGGCGGTTCTGCGCCAGGGCCCCAGTTTTACTGTGTCGGTGAAAGACGAAGGTGTGGGGATGGATGCTGAGTTCATTCCTCGGGCGTTTGAAAGATTTCGTCAGGCTGATGGATCCACCACACGAAAGTTTGGCGGGCTGGGACTGGGGCTTTCCATTTCCCGGCATCTGGTTGAGGCGCACCAGGGGACGATTGTCGCCCACAGCGCGGGCCTAGGAAAAGGCTCTGAGTTTTCCTTTTCGATTCCGGCACTAAGCAAACAAGGCGAGATTGTCAAAGAGCCTGTGCCGGCGCCGCCACAGCGTAACATGAAGCCTTTGCTGGGAGCTCACATCCTTGTGGTCGATGATGATAAAGACTCACTCCAGGTCATGGAGACTGTTTTAAGAATCAATGGTGCCGATGTTGTGGCGGCGGACTCGGTGGAAGAGGCCCTGCGCTTTGAGGGCGCGTTCGATCTTATTGTCTGTGATCTTAGTATGCCCGGGGAAGATGGCTTTTCATTCGTGCACAGAATACGCGCCGGGGAAACGCATTTTTCCCGGCAGGTGCCGATGATGGCCCTGACGGCGTTTGTGGACAAGGGCAGCCAAGCCAAGGCCCTGGGGGAGGGGTTTGATTCCTTTATGGGAAAACCCTTTGCCGTGCCCCAGTTGATTCGCAGTCTGGTGGAACTGAGCAGTCATCCGCAAAGTGATCGGTCACTGCATTAG
- the ybaK gene encoding Cys-tRNA(Pro) deacylase, translated as MSDKDKFPVTLAIRELQKHQVQYTGHLFPYEEKGGTAHSSKELGVPEHHVIKTLIMENEKKEPLVVLMHGDLQVSTKQLARELGVKTISPCKPEVADRHSGYQVGGTSPFGTKREMPVYMEKTILDLDIIYINGGKRGFLVSLKPQDVQRILRPTIVQVGVKAS; from the coding sequence ATGAGCGACAAAGATAAATTCCCCGTGACTCTGGCTATTCGTGAACTGCAAAAACATCAGGTGCAGTACACCGGACATCTTTTTCCTTATGAAGAAAAAGGTGGAACTGCTCATTCCTCAAAAGAGCTTGGCGTGCCCGAGCATCATGTTATCAAAACTCTGATCATGGAAAATGAAAAGAAGGAACCCCTGGTCGTTCTGATGCACGGGGATCTGCAGGTCTCTACCAAACAACTGGCGCGCGAGCTGGGCGTAAAGACGATTTCACCCTGCAAACCTGAAGTGGCGGACCGTCATTCGGGTTATCAGGTGGGAGGCACTTCGCCCTTCGGAACCAAGCGCGAGATGCCTGTGTATATGGAAAAAACCATTTTGGATCTGGATATTATTTACATCAACGGTGGCAAGCGAGGATTTCTGGTTTCCTTGAAACCGCAGGATGTCCAAAGGATTCTGCGGCCCACGATTGTCCAGGTGGGTGTTAAAGCTTCTTGA
- a CDS encoding CapA family protein — MQRHHLILLLFSLFFIQTSQALAAPQVRFQTECQDGQERIGLSFVGDILVHEALYRAVVNGTQHFNQIWRRTDPLMSKAHFSVGNLEGPAALGVDKRGKDHGDVGFIYDEVVYSGSNFSFNYHPRILSDLYRSGYDLLTVANNHSLDRSWLGIDKTIRAARNVGIPTVGIRMSSERSGAFHHIASIGGFRVAFLGCTEMSNGHKDSKDQVLFCYKNPDKMVELIKNITSDSSVDALILLPHWGQEYKHSPDSRQKAFARRYLEAGVTAILGSHPHVLQPWEKYVTKDGRETLVAYSLGNFVAGQAGLARKTGLVVYLGLARTAGRVKIFGASYTPTYREGTEIYPVTKNQEVFDHVASMYGKERRLDVAGDLMSHLCLKNE; from the coding sequence ATGCAAAGACATCATCTGATTCTTTTATTGTTTTCATTATTTTTCATTCAAACCTCTCAGGCTTTGGCAGCCCCTCAGGTGCGCTTTCAAACCGAGTGTCAGGACGGTCAGGAGCGCATCGGTCTGTCCTTTGTTGGTGACATTCTTGTTCATGAGGCTTTGTACCGGGCGGTGGTGAACGGCACCCAGCACTTCAACCAGATCTGGCGGCGTACGGATCCACTGATGTCCAAAGCTCATTTCAGTGTCGGGAATCTGGAAGGGCCCGCCGCCTTGGGGGTCGACAAGCGTGGCAAGGATCACGGTGATGTCGGTTTCATCTATGACGAGGTGGTGTATTCAGGCTCGAACTTTTCCTTCAATTATCATCCGCGCATTTTGTCGGATCTTTATCGTTCGGGTTATGATCTTCTGACCGTGGCTAACAATCATTCGTTGGACCGCAGCTGGCTGGGAATTGATAAAACCATCCGCGCCGCGCGGAATGTGGGAATTCCCACAGTGGGCATTCGCATGTCATCAGAGCGCAGCGGGGCTTTTCATCATATTGCCTCCATCGGTGGTTTCCGCGTGGCTTTTTTGGGCTGCACGGAAATGAGCAACGGCCACAAAGACAGCAAAGACCAGGTGCTGTTTTGTTATAAGAATCCGGACAAGATGGTGGAGCTCATTAAAAACATCACGTCAGATTCCAGTGTTGATGCGCTGATTCTGCTGCCGCACTGGGGACAGGAATACAAACATTCCCCGGATTCCCGGCAGAAAGCTTTTGCCAGACGTTATTTGGAGGCCGGGGTGACGGCGATCCTGGGATCTCATCCTCATGTGCTGCAACCGTGGGAAAAATATGTCACCAAGGATGGCCGTGAAACTCTGGTGGCGTACTCTTTGGGGAATTTCGTGGCAGGACAGGCGGGGTTGGCGCGAAAAACCGGTCTGGTGGTGTACCTGGGGCTGGCCCGAACCGCCGGGCGGGTGAAAATCTTTGGGGCTTCCTACACGCCGACCTATCGGGAAGGCACCGAGATTTATCCGGTCACCAAGAACCAGGAGGTCTTTGATCACGTCGCAAGCATGTATGGCAAAGAGCGCCGGCTGGATGTCGCCGGGGACTTAATGAGTCATCTGTGCCTGAAAAATGAATGA